Proteins from a single region of Mucilaginibacter daejeonensis:
- a CDS encoding erythromycin esterase family protein, whose product MKRTIVILLTLICSLATLKAQVNDGASVDTKALKAIKTNNYTDLKRSIAPLTKVMATKKIVALGEGTHGTAEFYKLRYWITRILVEEKGFDRIAFENDLSDCWLLDRELPKRSNIDSLMKKYLLSIWQNKETKELLQWVKKYNAGHRRKVVISGIDYVFSRPDVTVLKELLSGTKAAALLDTLNGPILRAATFQDEAWYGLNRADYRLNYDSLEKSSYSGYLLAGQLGKQLEAIELPQQVKNDALLAITNLRQAFAPFYASRAKKAEASRDSNMAYTVSAMMRTPGTKMIIWAHDGHVAKKPIYQGAVGGTGGYLRKMFPDQYFVLGTGTATGTFAATTEPRDTYDNPMKAYALEAPLKDSWEKTLMDTKIPAFYFFPDQFNNNRLIKPMRFVGYTPKSGASTYDKVNMSDHFDAFLFISDTHAATPLDQ is encoded by the coding sequence ATGAAAAGAACTATAGTCATTCTGCTTACACTGATCTGTTCCTTGGCAACACTGAAAGCACAGGTGAACGATGGTGCATCCGTCGATACAAAGGCGTTAAAAGCGATCAAAACAAATAATTATACAGATCTCAAGCGATCTATAGCTCCGCTGACCAAAGTAATGGCTACCAAAAAGATCGTGGCCTTGGGCGAGGGCACGCATGGTACCGCCGAGTTCTATAAGCTCCGGTATTGGATAACCCGTATTTTGGTGGAAGAGAAAGGATTTGATCGCATCGCATTTGAGAATGACCTGAGCGATTGCTGGCTTTTGGATCGCGAGTTGCCTAAACGGTCGAATATCGACAGCTTGATGAAAAAGTATCTGCTCAGTATATGGCAAAACAAAGAGACCAAAGAACTTCTGCAATGGGTGAAAAAGTACAATGCAGGTCATCGTCGTAAGGTCGTGATCAGTGGCATCGACTACGTTTTTTCACGACCTGATGTCACCGTATTAAAAGAGCTCCTTAGCGGCACCAAAGCGGCTGCTTTGCTGGACACGTTGAACGGACCGATCTTGCGTGCAGCAACATTCCAAGACGAGGCCTGGTATGGATTGAACCGGGCCGACTATAGGTTAAATTACGACTCACTTGAGAAAAGCAGCTATAGCGGCTACTTGCTGGCAGGGCAATTAGGCAAGCAGCTTGAGGCCATCGAATTGCCGCAACAGGTAAAGAATGATGCCTTGCTCGCGATCACTAATTTACGGCAGGCCTTTGCCCCGTTCTACGCCTCTCGGGCCAAAAAAGCAGAGGCCAGTCGCGACAGCAATATGGCTTACACGGTGTCGGCGATGATGCGAACTCCAGGTACCAAAATGATCATTTGGGCACACGACGGGCATGTGGCGAAAAAGCCGATCTACCAGGGGGCCGTAGGCGGCACCGGTGGTTACCTAAGAAAGATGTTCCCTGATCAGTACTTTGTGTTAGGGACCGGAACGGCCACAGGCACTTTTGCAGCCACAACAGAGCCGCGCGACACTTATGATAACCCAATGAAAGCATATGCACTGGAGGCCCCATTAAAGGATTCATGGGAAAAGACATTGATGGACACCAAGATCCCGGCATTTTATTTCTTTCCTGACCAGTTCAATAATAATAGGTTGATCAAGCCAATGCGTTTTGTAGGATACACCCCTAAAAGTGGTGCTTCCACTTACGATAAAGTAAACATGAGTGATCATTTTGACGCCTTTCTATTCATTAGTGATACGCATGCCGCCACACCGCTTGATCAATAA
- a CDS encoding sensor histidine kinase, with translation MLKSFKITFPAVFEILVWIFYVSIYKYSYRIEHSGLPHQEGNNFPYLEICLYSIFSTLYLVPYYRWAVPRLLEKKRYWLLFCLTAVSLSLVSVYNNAAIAWIFQLFKQNGITRSYFAGLTKVRYVDLDLALTDLLAFFCVAFARYSYKSELKRHSVETDHLKLQLNMLKTQLQPHFLFNTLNGLYGMSLTGSKDTPRFILLLSNMMQYILYDCDKEFVSLADEIDFLKGYFELEQKKYPSVSIELLTPANVPDIQIPPLLFLPLVENSFKHGKHKLTDNATVMAELKIHNDRLSFSIINDMMGNAPVLPTPDRVGGIGLVNVKRRLELYYRGMHQFITSNADGKYVAEILIELI, from the coding sequence GTGCTAAAAAGCTTTAAGATCACCTTCCCCGCGGTTTTTGAGATACTTGTATGGATATTCTACGTGAGTATCTATAAGTACTCCTACCGTATCGAGCATTCAGGGCTTCCGCACCAGGAGGGTAATAATTTTCCTTACCTTGAAATATGTCTTTACAGCATTTTCAGTACATTATACCTGGTACCCTACTACCGCTGGGCTGTACCTCGATTACTTGAAAAGAAGCGATATTGGCTCTTATTCTGCCTTACGGCAGTATCGTTGTCATTGGTAAGCGTGTATAACAATGCTGCAATTGCCTGGATATTCCAATTGTTCAAACAAAATGGAATAACCCGATCGTATTTTGCCGGTTTGACAAAAGTGCGGTATGTGGACCTCGACCTGGCGCTCACCGATCTGTTGGCTTTCTTTTGCGTGGCCTTTGCCAGGTATTCATATAAAAGCGAATTGAAGCGGCACAGCGTGGAGACCGACCACTTGAAACTGCAGTTGAACATGCTCAAAACGCAATTACAACCGCATTTCCTGTTCAACACTTTGAACGGCCTGTATGGCATGAGCCTTACCGGCTCGAAAGATACGCCCCGATTCATACTGCTGCTATCGAATATGATGCAATACATTTTGTATGATTGCGACAAGGAGTTCGTTAGCTTGGCCGATGAGATCGATTTTTTGAAAGGTTACTTTGAATTGGAGCAAAAAAAATATCCCAGTGTCAGCATTGAATTACTGACGCCGGCCAACGTACCTGACATACAGATACCGCCGCTCTTGTTCCTGCCCCTGGTCGAGAACAGCTTTAAACATGGCAAACATAAACTCACTGACAACGCTACCGTGATGGCCGAATTAAAGATCCACAACGATAGATTGAGCTTTTCAATAATTAACGATATGATGGGTAACGCACCTGTACTACCAACACCAGATCGTGTTGGCGGCATCGGCCTTGTGAACGTTAAAAGGCGACTTGAGTTGTATTACCGTGGCATGCATCAATTCATCACATCAAATGCTGATGGAAAATATGTCGCCGAAATTTTGATAGAACTGATATGA
- a CDS encoding LytR/AlgR family response regulator transcription factor, with the protein MKCVIVDDEPLAHQVLEHYIAETPGLQLAAKFRNAVDAFEYLSKHTTDLLFLDIEMPLVNGLHFLKALSTPPPTIFTTAYKQYAYEGFELNAVDYLLKPFAYERFVKAVEKAKSAWSQTTQNDVDTTTLLVKDQQGTLILKQNDILYIEGCRDHVKINTTLGTHVIYHTLKGILDKLDTKTFIQAHRSYIVNKHHVSRIQQDALILKDQTFVPIGLLYKKPLLEFIHN; encoded by the coding sequence ATGAAATGTGTGATCGTTGACGATGAGCCATTGGCTCATCAGGTGCTGGAACATTACATTGCAGAGACGCCCGGACTACAGTTAGCGGCCAAGTTCAGGAACGCTGTCGACGCGTTCGAATATTTGAGCAAGCATACGACCGATCTGTTATTCCTCGACATTGAGATGCCCTTGGTGAACGGACTTCATTTTTTGAAAGCCTTGTCTACACCTCCACCCACTATCTTCACTACCGCATATAAACAATATGCCTACGAAGGTTTTGAACTGAATGCCGTAGACTATTTGCTTAAACCTTTTGCATACGAACGTTTTGTAAAAGCTGTAGAGAAGGCCAAGAGTGCATGGTCACAAACCACCCAGAATGATGTGGATACCACTACCCTGCTAGTTAAGGATCAGCAAGGTACACTGATACTCAAGCAAAACGATATCCTATATATTGAAGGTTGCCGCGATCATGTAAAGATCAATACCACGTTGGGAACGCACGTCATTTATCATACACTTAAAGGGATATTGGACAAACTGGACACTAAGACGTTCATTCAGGCGCATCGCTCTTACATCGTGAATAAACATCACGTTAGCCGTATCCAACAGGACGCGTTGATCTTAAAAGATCAGACCTTTGTGCCCATCGGGCTCTTGTACAAAAAGCCGTTGTTGGAATTCATCCACAATTAG
- a CDS encoding polysaccharide deacetylase family protein: MRKDLLRLVLCALTLLIATSCHQNTAKQKVTGPNGATDISKTTSYPSEQRAANAAEIMARKEVPILCYHQIRNWTAKDSKRAKDDICPVDRFKAHMKMLADNGYHTILPDDLLAYLTQGKALPTNPVMITFDDTDLDQFTVGYPELKKYHFKAVFFIMTVALGHKRYMTKDQVKQLSAEGHVIGSHTYDHKMVVKYKHNTDPKLDDWTVQVDEPTRTLEKLTGKKVEYFAYPYGLWNMSVLPELKKHGFKAAFQLAEKRDANDPLFTIRRIIGSGYWSASGLHHAMSKSFK; the protein is encoded by the coding sequence ATGCGTAAGGATCTGCTCAGGTTAGTGCTGTGTGCACTCACCTTGTTAATTGCCACTTCATGCCATCAAAACACAGCCAAACAAAAGGTCACCGGTCCCAACGGTGCTACTGATATCTCCAAAACAACATCATATCCATCTGAACAAAGGGCCGCTAATGCTGCGGAGATCATGGCTCGCAAAGAGGTGCCGATCCTTTGTTATCACCAGATCCGCAACTGGACGGCTAAAGACTCTAAAAGAGCCAAGGACGATATCTGTCCGGTAGACCGTTTTAAAGCTCACATGAAAATGCTGGCCGACAATGGCTATCACACCATACTGCCCGATGACCTGCTTGCTTACCTGACCCAAGGCAAGGCATTGCCCACAAACCCGGTCATGATCACTTTTGATGATACCGACCTGGACCAGTTCACGGTAGGCTATCCGGAATTGAAAAAGTACCACTTTAAGGCGGTGTTCTTTATCATGACCGTTGCATTAGGTCATAAGCGATACATGACCAAGGACCAGGTAAAGCAGCTTTCGGCAGAAGGGCATGTGATCGGCAGCCACACCTACGACCACAAGATGGTGGTGAAGTACAAGCACAACACTGACCCCAAGCTTGACGATTGGACCGTGCAGGTGGATGAGCCGACCCGTACACTTGAAAAACTGACGGGCAAAAAGGTAGAGTACTTTGCTTACCCTTATGGCCTCTGGAATATGTCGGTGCTGCCAGAGCTTAAAAAGCATGGCTTCAAGGCCGCATTCCAACTGGCCGAAAAGCGTGATGCCAACGACCCTCTCTTCACCATCCGCAGGATCATCGGTAGCGGCTACTGGTCGGCTTCGGGGCTGCACCACGCTATGTCGAAAAGCTTTAAGTGA
- a CDS encoding rhomboid family intramembrane serine protease produces the protein MGTSERSVNIEGLGQKRSLVSAFGAIESLDWRTRFLSDAGVIAYSNNAQHSWNGEFTINVGADQMHIKCVPISSLATDSGQAERAIDQFEATFTELSTTLTEDEVHERYKAYEKDFIPPYEDTLKPDIRPKFGAVGGFFSFFKPTENYFFTPILVIINVLIFLIMVCSGVSVFEPTGPSVLAWGANSTTTTLDGQWWRLLTNCFIHFGIIHLALNMYALVFVGVLLEPFLGKVKFLTAYILTGIAASAVSIWWHDQTISAGASGAIFGFYGVFLAILSTNHVERSMRNGLLANIGMFVIYNLVYGGLKSGIDNAAHIGGLLSGAVVGYIYLPGLKRPDDRAINKRVTIAASVVIMAGTMLACVYTSRSGNAIYFKRIDSFFELEEKAVKIVNDTSGKPLAEALPALQKGIVYWNQGINLIKDLDKLDVSNDIHQRNKGLIKYCQLRIQSYRLMYDAYASDSQPNSVQMANIDKQIKQSIDELSSK, from the coding sequence ATGGGAACATCAGAACGTTCGGTAAACATCGAGGGCCTTGGCCAGAAGCGAAGCTTAGTATCGGCGTTCGGTGCCATAGAATCTCTGGATTGGCGTACCCGGTTCCTTTCAGATGCGGGCGTGATCGCTTATAGCAACAATGCACAGCATTCATGGAATGGTGAGTTCACCATCAATGTGGGCGCCGATCAAATGCACATCAAGTGTGTGCCCATCTCCAGTCTAGCAACTGATAGCGGCCAGGCCGAACGTGCGATCGATCAGTTCGAGGCGACCTTCACCGAACTCAGCACCACACTTACTGAGGATGAGGTCCATGAACGATATAAAGCGTATGAAAAGGACTTCATACCTCCCTATGAAGACACTTTGAAGCCCGATATCCGACCAAAATTCGGGGCGGTCGGAGGATTCTTCTCCTTTTTTAAGCCTACCGAAAACTACTTTTTCACGCCCATACTGGTTATCATCAATGTGCTGATCTTTCTCATCATGGTATGCAGCGGGGTCTCTGTTTTTGAGCCTACGGGACCAAGTGTCCTTGCCTGGGGAGCCAATTCTACCACTACCACCCTTGATGGGCAGTGGTGGCGCTTACTGACCAACTGTTTCATTCATTTCGGTATCATTCATCTGGCGCTCAATATGTACGCGCTCGTATTTGTGGGTGTGCTTTTGGAGCCGTTCCTCGGCAAAGTAAAGTTTCTAACGGCTTACATCCTGACCGGTATAGCGGCCAGCGCGGTGAGTATATGGTGGCATGATCAAACCATAAGTGCAGGTGCTTCAGGGGCTATATTCGGCTTTTATGGTGTTTTCCTCGCTATACTAAGTACTAACCATGTGGAGCGCTCTATGCGCAATGGGCTATTGGCCAATATCGGTATGTTCGTGATCTATAATCTGGTGTACGGCGGCCTGAAAAGCGGCATCGATAATGCAGCGCACATAGGCGGGCTGCTCAGTGGTGCGGTGGTCGGTTATATTTACCTGCCCGGTTTAAAAAGACCTGATGATCGAGCGATCAACAAAAGGGTGACCATAGCGGCGAGTGTGGTCATCATGGCGGGGACGATGTTAGCATGCGTATATACATCACGTAGCGGCAACGCGATCTATTTTAAGCGTATCGATTCGTTCTTTGAACTGGAAGAAAAGGCCGTGAAGATAGTGAACGATACCAGCGGTAAGCCTTTAGCCGAAGCATTGCCTGCATTGCAAAAGGGCATCGTTTACTGGAACCAAGGTATCAACCTGATCAAGGATCTTGACAAGCTTGACGTGTCAAATGACATTCATCAACGAAACAAGGGACTTATTAAGTACTGCCAGTTGAGGATACAAAGTTATAGGCTGATGTATGATGCTTACGCGAGCGATTCTCAACCTAATTCGGTGCAAATGGCCAACATTGATAAGCAGATCAAACAGTCAATTGACGAGTTGTCGTCAAAATAG
- a CDS encoding dihydrofolate reductase family protein produces the protein MPKDRPYIICLMMTSLDGKILTEKWGNAPAIEKLKDKFEEVHEEIGVKAWIVGRTTMEKDFTEFAKPVIKKGHHDVDRKDYVANAKAESFAIAIDGGGKLGWESSEMEGDHVITILTEGVKDGYLAHLQDIGVSYIFAGEKEVDIKVAVKKLYSLFGIEKLMLEGGGHVNGSFLNESLIDELHQVLLPIADGSSDSSTFLEIDPKVKKGGATLFKLEQVIRIEDDAIWLTYKIK, from the coding sequence ATGCCGAAAGACAGACCATACATCATTTGTTTAATGATGACATCGCTCGATGGAAAGATACTGACCGAGAAATGGGGCAATGCTCCAGCCATTGAGAAACTGAAAGACAAATTTGAGGAAGTGCACGAAGAGATAGGAGTGAAGGCCTGGATCGTGGGCCGCACTACCATGGAAAAGGACTTTACCGAATTTGCCAAGCCGGTCATCAAAAAAGGCCATCACGACGTTGACCGTAAAGATTATGTGGCCAATGCCAAAGCCGAATCATTCGCCATAGCCATCGATGGTGGTGGAAAGTTGGGGTGGGAAAGTTCGGAGATGGAAGGCGACCACGTGATCACGATCCTGACCGAAGGGGTTAAGGATGGTTACCTTGCCCATTTACAAGACATCGGTGTATCGTATATTTTTGCTGGGGAAAAAGAGGTCGATATCAAGGTAGCCGTAAAAAAGCTTTACTCACTTTTTGGTATCGAAAAACTCATGCTCGAGGGCGGTGGTCACGTGAATGGAAGCTTTTTGAATGAAAGCCTTATAGACGAATTGCATCAGGTGTTGTTACCCATTGCCGATGGTAGCTCAGACAGTTCAACCTTCCTGGAAATAGACCCTAAAGTAAAAAAGGGTGGTGCTACCTTATTCAAGTTAGAACAGGTGATACGCATCGAAGATGATGCGATATGGCTCACTTACAAAATAAAGTAA